One Acutalibacter muris DNA window includes the following coding sequences:
- a CDS encoding MarR family winged helix-turn-helix transcriptional regulator, whose product MSKDCGKLHRMEHRDEVGFQINGLSHMIRWLTHQYVGEDGGHSGAGVYGWLIGFLYDNRDQDIFQRDLQQQFSVRRSTMTGILQAMEKDGMITRSPVPWDARLKKIELTEKAVARQEKFQQTIAAIEAKLSSGLTPQEKETFIGLCEKIRKSLED is encoded by the coding sequence ATGTCGAAAGACTGCGGCAAGCTGCACCGAATGGAACACCGGGACGAGGTGGGATTCCAGATAAACGGGCTGTCGCATATGATACGCTGGCTCACCCACCAGTATGTGGGCGAGGACGGCGGGCACTCGGGCGCCGGGGTGTACGGCTGGCTTATCGGATTTTTGTATGACAACCGGGACCAGGATATATTTCAGCGGGATCTGCAGCAGCAGTTCTCTGTGCGCCGCTCCACCATGACCGGGATTTTGCAGGCCATGGAGAAGGACGGCATGATAACCCGCAGCCCCGTGCCCTGGGACGCGCGGCTTAAAAAGATAGAGCTCACGGAGAAGGCCGTTGCCCGCCAGGAAAAGTTTCAGCAGACCATTGCCGCCATCGAGGCGAAGCTCTCCTCGGGGCTGACGCCACAGGAGAAGGAGACCTTTATAGGGCTCTGTGAAAAGATACGCAAGTCCCTTGAGGACTGA
- a CDS encoding nucleoside phosphorylase: MQWFFDGDRTPPVFTARQHAESKHVTTSVSPLPRRGVAFCLGRGLPVLLERFETRLIMEELPGFIVHSPVYMIEGFDNVCFFDGGRGAPQAGCCVETVHALGVEELLVVGLCGAFGEDIEVCDVLLPGRLLIEEGTSHHYSAGQEYTVPESPWPGEQMADFLGGFAVKRRDTVTTDAPYRQTYYKEALWRQNGFYGVDMEASALVSVCNYFGMKSAVALMASDKHPLSPDSPPWTWGNVDFKARRDDFIEACVRLAVE; this comes from the coding sequence TTCACCGCCAGGCAGCACGCGGAGAGCAAGCACGTCACCACAAGCGTATCTCCCCTGCCAAGGCGCGGGGTGGCCTTCTGCCTGGGCCGGGGCCTGCCGGTGCTTCTGGAGCGCTTCGAAACCCGCCTGATCATGGAGGAGCTTCCGGGCTTCATCGTCCACAGCCCCGTCTATATGATAGAGGGCTTTGATAATGTCTGCTTCTTCGACGGTGGCCGGGGCGCGCCCCAGGCCGGGTGCTGTGTGGAGACGGTCCACGCCCTGGGGGTGGAGGAGCTGCTGGTAGTTGGGCTCTGCGGAGCCTTCGGGGAGGATATAGAGGTCTGCGACGTGCTGCTGCCCGGCCGCCTGCTCATTGAGGAGGGCACCTCCCACCACTACTCCGCGGGGCAGGAATACACCGTTCCCGAAAGCCCCTGGCCAGGTGAGCAGATGGCGGACTTTCTTGGCGGCTTCGCTGTAAAGCGCCGCGACACCGTCACCACAGACGCGCCCTACCGCCAGACTTACTATAAAGAGGCCCTCTGGCGGCAAAACGGCTTTTACGGCGTGGACATGGAGGCCTCGGCCCTTGTCAGCGTCTGTAATTATTTTGGCATGAAATCCGCCGTGGCGCTGATGGCCTCGGACAAGCACCCGCTGTCGCCGGACAGCCCGCCCTGGACCTGGGGGAACGTGGATTTCAAGGCGCGCCGGGACGATTTTATCGAGGCCTGCGTGCGGCTGGCGGTGGAATAG